The Chitinophagaceae bacterium genome window below encodes:
- a CDS encoding iron-containing alcohol dehydrogenase, translating to MAQLPLKIFFPGKLVFGNGTLQQLAEDVKELKPANVFIGTIEPLRSAIESFVNTLKESKIEVVIDTSIVAEPSFSDFEQLMKKVTPFNPDVVIGIGGGSVLDIAKLVAAQLGNKQQLRDYVGIGLLKGRKKKLICVPATSGTGSEVSPNAILVDDTDNQKKGIISPYLVPDIVYVDPLLSVSVPPSITAATGMDALTHCLEAYTNKFAQPFIDMYAYEGMRLIAANIVTAVNDGNNIEAREKVAMGSLLGGFCLGPVNTAGVHALSYPLGSMYHLPHGLSNALLLPYVMEYNIVSAADRYADVAVALGCKREDDVWATAKAGVAKIKELNAACGIPASLKEVGVKEEAIPQLVTEALKIQRLLKNNPREINEQGATAIFKSAF from the coding sequence ATGGCACAACTTCCGTTAAAGATATTTTTTCCCGGCAAACTGGTGTTTGGTAATGGAACATTACAGCAACTGGCAGAAGACGTGAAAGAACTGAAGCCGGCAAATGTTTTTATCGGTACAATTGAGCCGCTGCGTTCAGCAATTGAATCATTTGTTAATACACTTAAAGAAAGTAAGATAGAAGTAGTGATTGATACCTCGATTGTTGCAGAGCCATCCTTCAGTGATTTTGAACAGCTGATGAAAAAAGTTACACCGTTTAATCCTGATGTGGTGATTGGTATTGGTGGCGGAAGTGTACTGGATATTGCAAAGCTTGTGGCAGCACAACTGGGAAACAAACAGCAGTTAAGAGATTATGTAGGTATCGGTTTACTCAAAGGAAGAAAAAAGAAACTCATTTGTGTGCCTGCAACATCGGGCACGGGAAGTGAAGTATCCCCCAATGCAATACTGGTAGATGATACCGATAATCAGAAGAAAGGAATCATCAGCCCATATCTTGTTCCGGATATTGTGTATGTTGATCCTTTGCTTAGTGTTTCCGTTCCACCTTCCATTACTGCTGCAACAGGAATGGATGCATTGACTCATTGTCTCGAAGCATACACCAATAAATTTGCTCAGCCTTTTATTGATATGTATGCTTATGAAGGCATGCGTTTGATTGCAGCTAATATTGTAACTGCGGTAAATGATGGAAATAATATTGAAGCAAGGGAGAAAGTTGCTATGGGCAGTTTGCTTGGTGGATTTTGTCTGGGCCCTGTAAACACGGCTGGTGTGCATGCATTGTCTTATCCATTGGGAAGTATGTATCATTTGCCGCATGGTTTATCGAATGCATTACTGCTGCCTTATGTGATGGAGTATAACATAGTTTCAGCAGCAGACAGGTATGCAGATGTTGCTGTTGCACTTGGTTGTAAAAGAGAAGATGATGTTTGGGCAACTGCAAAAGCAGGTGTTGCGAAAATAAAAGAATTGAATGCGGCCTGTGGTATTCCTGCAAGTTTAAAAGAGGTAGGAGTGAAGGAAGAAGCCATCCCACAGTTGGTTACCGAAGCTTTAAAAATTCAACGACTGCTGAAAAATAATCCCAGAGAGATTAATGAGCAGGGAGCAACCGCCATTTTTAAATCAGCATTTTAA
- a CDS encoding dihydrodipicolinate synthase family protein: MKSEEKKFVPVMITPFNLKAEVDLDAVSILIEFYIAAGVKGFFANCLSSEMFSITEDERIELTSHVVKRVNGRVPIVATGSFGLTIADKAEFTKKIFDTGIDAAIMITGHFAKEEDSDALLLRNFEQMFQLTGNIPLGMYECPAPYKRIIGADTFRSLLSANRLIYHKDTSITHENVRAKLDILKESGNELEFYDAHTPNAMYSVQMGAKGMSSISGNFYPEVMVWMVNNANNPEKQEEVKWLQEELTKVDPLIHIAYPMSPKYFLQKRGLPVRTISRAVATKLTPDQRKTLDDIYDRFQHWCEKLQIQQVDIPSVVGLGNHPENIF, from the coding sequence ATGAAAAGTGAAGAAAAGAAGTTTGTTCCGGTAATGATTACTCCTTTCAACCTGAAAGCTGAGGTTGATCTGGATGCTGTAAGTATATTGATCGAGTTTTATATCGCTGCCGGTGTAAAAGGATTTTTCGCCAATTGTCTCAGCAGCGAAATGTTCAGTATTACAGAAGATGAGCGGATTGAATTAACCAGTCATGTAGTGAAAAGGGTAAACGGCCGTGTACCGATTGTTGCAACAGGATCGTTTGGATTAACGATTGCTGATAAAGCAGAGTTCACAAAAAAAATATTTGATACAGGTATTGATGCAGCCATCATGATCACAGGTCATTTTGCCAAGGAAGAAGACAGTGATGCATTATTGCTCAGGAATTTTGAACAGATGTTTCAGCTTACAGGTAATATTCCACTGGGAATGTATGAATGCCCGGCACCGTATAAACGCATTATTGGTGCAGATACATTCAGATCCTTACTTTCAGCCAACAGGTTAATTTATCATAAGGACACATCCATCACACATGAAAATGTAAGAGCTAAACTGGATATCCTGAAAGAAAGCGGTAATGAACTTGAGTTCTATGATGCGCATACGCCGAATGCGATGTACAGCGTACAGATGGGAGCGAAGGGAATGTCATCGATCTCCGGTAATTTTTATCCTGAAGTAATGGTGTGGATGGTGAACAATGCCAACAATCCTGAAAAGCAGGAAGAAGTAAAATGGCTGCAGGAAGAATTGACAAAGGTTGATCCGCTAATTCATATTGCATATCCCATGAGTCCGAAATATTTTTTACAGAAACGTGGATTGCCTGTGCGTACTATCAGTCGTGCAGTGGCAACCAAATTAACGCCTGATCAGCGCAAGACACTCGATGATATTTATGATCGCTTTCAGCATTGGTGTGAAAAATTACAGATTCAGCAGGTGGATATTCCTTCTGTTGTTGGTTTAGGAAATCATCCTGAAAATATTTTTTAA
- a CDS encoding fumarylacetoacetate hydrolase family protein, with product MKLYKTATGIIVEENGSCYLLPQTNWDTLINRDDLFSFLQNSLLSLQPSGDEKWLQQQTLSAPIGTQEVWAAGVTYLKSKTARMEESKESGGATFYDKVYDAERPELFFKSTASRVVGSGQQVRIRKDSTWNVPEPELTLVITSSSRIVGYSIGNDMSSRSIEGENPLYLPQAKMYDGSAAVGPCILVTEHPISPLTEIAMLIERNGQNVFEGSTTIDRMKRTHTELVGFLFRESSYPVGCYLMTGTCVVPGNDFTLQSGDVVKISIEGIGTLVNTVE from the coding sequence ATGAAATTATATAAAACTGCAACAGGAATTATTGTTGAAGAAAACGGAAGCTGCTACCTGTTGCCTCAAACAAACTGGGATACACTGATCAATCGGGATGATTTGTTTTCATTTCTGCAAAACAGTCTTTTATCACTGCAACCATCGGGCGATGAAAAATGGTTGCAGCAGCAAACTCTATCTGCACCAATCGGTACACAGGAAGTATGGGCAGCCGGTGTAACTTATCTCAAAAGCAAGACTGCACGGATGGAAGAAAGCAAGGAAAGCGGTGGTGCAACTTTTTATGATAAAGTGTATGATGCTGAAAGACCAGAACTGTTTTTTAAATCAACTGCTTCAAGGGTTGTTGGTTCTGGCCAGCAGGTAAGGATACGAAAAGACAGTACATGGAATGTTCCCGAACCCGAACTGACCCTGGTAATAACATCTTCCAGCAGAATAGTTGGATATTCCATTGGTAACGACATGAGCAGTCGTAGTATTGAAGGTGAAAATCCATTGTACCTGCCACAGGCAAAAATGTATGATGGAAGTGCAGCGGTTGGGCCATGTATTTTGGTAACGGAACATCCAATTTCTCCTCTTACTGAAATTGCCATGCTGATTGAACGAAACGGACAAAATGTGTTTGAAGGAAGTACAACGATTGACAGAATGAAAAGAACACATACAGAGCTGGTTGGATTTTTATTTCGTGAATCAAGTTACCCGGTTGGTTGTTACCTCATGACAGGAACCTGCGTTGTACCCGGGAATGATTTTACGTTACAAAGTGGAGATGTTGTGAAAATCTCCATTGAAGGAATTGGTACACTAGTTAATACAGTTGAATAG